DNA sequence from the Fusobacterium sp. SYSU M8D902 genome:
TTTTTATTATCTTTCTACTTTCACCTCTAGTATACGATATGTTGTACTCATTTTCCATCTCTCCCATTTTGACAGCTATCTCTTTAAATAGTTTATAGTCTTCTAATCTTCTTTTTAACTCTTTCTCTTTATTTTCCTCTTCATTTATAGATAATAGAGTTGAAGCCTTTATCTCTAACAACTCCGAAGCTGTTACTAAGAATTCAACTTTTATATGTAAATTCTCCTCTTGGGCATTTTTTAATATTCCTAAATATTCATCTATAATTTGTGAAATTTTTATCTCTGAGATTTTTAGTTTTTTCTTATCTATTAAATGTAAAAGTAAATCTAATGGTCCCTCAAAATTATCTATTTTTAATACTATATCCATTTTCTCTCTCTTATCTTTTCAGTCCAAACTTTTACATCATTACCAATGACTCTTTTTAACTCTTCAATTGAATCAAACTTCTTCTCTTCTCTCAAGTACTCTAAAAGTTCCACAGCTATTATTTTTCCATATATAAACTCATCAAAATCTAAAATATTCACTTCAACACTTTTCTCTCCAGGTTTTAATGTAGGATTTACACCGATATTTACAACACCATATCTATAAAAATCCTCACCCTCTATCTTAACTCTTGCTCCATATATCCCATTTTTAGGATAAACTCTCTTTGCCATCTTAACATTAGCTGTCGGAAATCCCAACTCTCTAGCTATTTTCTTACCGTGCACTACCTCACCTAATATTAAGAAGCTATGTCCTAAATATCTGTTAACCTCTGATATATCTCTATGTTCCACCTCTTTTCTAAGAAATGTGGAGCTTACAAGCTGTTCATCTAGATATATTGCTGGGATCTCATTGACAACTATACCTCTTTCCTCTCCCAATCTTATCAAATCTTTAGTGTTGGATTTTCCACCC
Encoded proteins:
- a CDS encoding bifunctional riboflavin kinase/FAD synthetase, whose product is MSKIKIVKNILELKEKLENSYVAIGTFDGVHYGHQQLIKMAIDRAKKNGGQAVVFTFSSHPMELINSKKAPKNINTIDEKVYILEDMGVNCIVLQEFSKEFADLKAEEFVDILKEKVGSKEIFVGFNFSFGEGGKSNTKDLIRLGEERGIVVNEIPAIYLDEQLVSSTFLRKEVEHRDISEVNRYLGHSFLILGEVVHGKKIARELGFPTANVKMAKRVYPKNGIYGARVKIEGEDFYRYGVVNIGVNPTLKPGEKSVEVNILDFDEFIYGKIIAVELLEYLREEKKFDSIEELKRVIGNDVKVWTEKIRERKWI
- a CDS encoding ScpA family protein, with the protein product MDIVLKIDNFEGPLDLLLHLIDKKKLKISEIKISQIIDEYLGILKNAQEENLHIKVEFLVTASELLEIKASTLLSINEEENKEKELKRRLEDYKLFKEIAVKMGEMENEYNISYTRGESRKIIKKAPKEYDISKLQASDLYSAYKRYFEKQESEYLELELEKKYTLKDEMDKLYLKLYSQNRTFDSIFSEAEGKMHLVYIFLSLLELYKEGKVLIEGEMVIRIKG